A single window of Gambusia affinis linkage group LG18, SWU_Gaff_1.0, whole genome shotgun sequence DNA harbors:
- the zgc:85858 gene encoding stress-associated endoplasmic reticulum protein 1: MSAVQRMKVANERHSKTITQRGHVQKTSRPVNEDKSPVGPWLLALFVFVVCGSAIFQIIQSIRQGM, from the exons ATGTCTGCAGTTCAGCGGATGAAGGTGGCCAACGAGCGGCACAGCAAGACGATCACACAGCGGGGACACGTCCAGAAAACCTCG AGGCCGGTGAACGAGGACAAGTCTCCGGTGGGTCCCTGGCTGCTGGCGCTTTTCGTCTTTGTGGTTTGTGGATCAG CCATCTTCCAGATCATCCAGAGCATCCGACAGGGCAtgtga